In Pyxicephalus adspersus chromosome 12, UCB_Pads_2.0, whole genome shotgun sequence, a genomic segment contains:
- the LOC140342286 gene encoding acrosin-like: MRVKTFLVAILVFSVLNDVSARPAIRPLRAAAPIVCGRRPLLEDPFSAAGSRIVGGNDALPGSWPWLVSIQQPLDYEGRDFAHTCGGTIVNQQWVLTAAHCFKGVGSDYLEWRLVLGARQLSNLASGTQIRKIIRKIEHEKYNPDTEENDIALLRMDRPVTFSNYIQPACLPQKDTVFNHLSECYIAGWGVTSEDSGEPADVLQQAQVHLIETKKCNSTSWYNGAIRNHNLCAGHEKGGIDSCQGDSGGPLMCRRPQTKTIAVIGITSWGWGCAQAKSPGVYSSAQSFLDWTIAKITI, encoded by the exons ATGAGGGTGAAGACTTTTCTTGTCGCCATCTTGGTGTTTTCTGTCCTCAATGACGTCTCAGCCCGACCTGCCATAAGACCTCTGAGAGCCGCAG CTCCCATAGTTTGTGGTCGGCGCCCCCTGTTGGAAGACCCTTTCAGTGCCGCCGGCTCTCGTATCGTCGGTGGGAATGACGCTTTGCCTGGATCTTGGCCTTGGCTGGTCAGCATACAGCAGCCCCTGGACTACGAAGGACGAGATTTTGCCCACACATGTGGTGGCACTATTGTCAACCAACAGTGGGTCCTGACTGCCGCCCACTGCTTCAAGGGAGTTGGCAG TGACTACCTGGAATGGCGTCTCGTGCTGGGAGCCCGGCAATTGTCCAATCTGGCATCGGGAACACAGATCAGAAAGATCATCAGGAAGATAGAACATGAAAAATACAACCCAGACACAGAGGAAAATGACATTGCCCTGCTGCGCATGGACCGACCGGTCACATTCAGTAACTACATTCAGCCAGCCTGCCTGCCTCAGAAAGATACCGTCTTCAATCATCTGAGTGAATGTTACATCGCTGGCTGGGGAGTGACCAGTGAGGACT CGGGAGAACCAGCAGATGTCCTCCAGCAGGCCCAGGTGCACCTTATAGAAACCAAGAAGTGCAACAGTACCAGCTGGTACAATGGCGCCATTCGCAATCATAATCTTTGTGCGGGACACGAGAAAGGCGGCATCGATAGTTGTCAG GGTGACAGTGGAGGCCCATTAATGTGCCGGAGACCCCAAACTAAAACCATTGCTGTCATCGGAATCACAAGCTGGGGATGGGGTTGTGCACAAGCGAAGAGCCCTGGGGTCTACAGCTCGGCGCAGTCTTTCCTGGACTGGACCATCGCAAAGATCACAATTTAA